The Vespula vulgaris chromosome 17, iyVesVulg1.1, whole genome shotgun sequence genome includes a window with the following:
- the LOC127069966 gene encoding flap endonuclease 1 — protein sequence MGILGLSKLIADVAPSAIKERELKHYFGRKIAIDASMCLYQFLIAVRSEGAQLTSIDGETTSHLMGTFYRTIRLVEQGIKPVYVFDGKPPDLKGGELAKRAERRDEAQKLLQAAEEAGNAEDVDKFNRRLVKVTKTHTEEAKQLLKLMGVPYVDAPCEAEAQCAALVRAGKVYATATEDMDALTFGCDVLLRRLTFSEARKMPVQEFHYDKVLEGLELNKDEFIDLCIMLGCDYTNSIKGIGPKRAIELIRKHKSLETIIEKLDTKKYTVPEDWNYQQARLLFQNPDVTSTDDIELKWSEPDEEGLVKFLCGDKQFSEDRVRSGAKKLFKARNTTTQGRLDSYFKVLPATSPNPQKRKADEKKGTTKKGKTAGNSKFKGKAK from the exons ATGGGTATTTTGGGTTTATCAAAACTAATTGCAGACGTAGCACCTAGTGCAATCAAGGAACGGgaattaaaacattattttg gTAGAAAAATAGCTATAGATGCATCTATGTGTTTATATCAATTTCTGATCGCTGTTAGGAGTGAAGGAGCACAGCTTACATCAATTGATGGTGAAACAACAAG TCATTTAATGGGAACGTTCTATCGTACTATACGTTTGGTAGAACAAGGTATAAAACCTGTATATGTTTTTGATGGAAAACCACCAGATTTAAAAGGTGGAGAACTTGCAAAACGAGCTGAAAGAAGAGATGAAGCACAGAAATTGTTACAAGCTGCAGAAGAAGCAG gaAATGCCGAGGATGTTGACAAATTTAATAGAAGACTGGTTAAAGTTACAAAAACTCATACAGAAGAAGCTAAGCAGTTACTTAAATTAATGGGTGTACCATATGTTGAT GCTCCATGCGAAGCTGAAGCTCAGTGTGCAGCTTTGGTAAGAGCTGGAAAAGTTTATGCAACTGCGACCGAAGATATGGATGCCCTTACTTTTGGGTGTGATGTTTTATTACGTCGTTTAACTTTCAGTGAAGCTAGAAAAATGCCTGTTCAAGAGTTTCATTATGATAAAGTGTTAGAAGGTTTAGAGTTGAATAAGGATGAA TTTATTGATCTTTGCATTATGTTGGGTTGTGATTATACAAATAGTATTAAAGGAATTGGCCCTAAAAGAGCAATAGAACTGATCAGAAAGCATAAGTCTCTGGAAacaattatagaaaaattggatacaaaaaaatatactgtACCAGAAGATTGGAATTATCAGCAAGcaagattattatttcaaaatccaGATGTGACAAGTACTGATGATATTGAG CTGAAATGGTCAGAACCCGATGAAGAAGGTTTAGTGAAGTTTTTATGCGGTGACAAACAATTTAGTGAAGATCGTGTTAGAAGTGGcgcaaaaaaattatttaaagccCGTAACACAACAACTCAAGGTAGACTTGATTCATACTTTAAAGTATTACCAGCTACAAGTCCAAATCCACAAAAGCGTAAG gcagacgaaaagaaaggaacaactAAAAAAGGTAAAACTGCTGGTAATAGCAAATtcaaaggaaaagcaaaatga
- the LOC127069963 gene encoding reticulon-4-interacting protein 1 homolog, mitochondrial-like isoform X2: MFLTNCQRYIRELYRDQHVQHIKDIIYNLITYIQKCLEQLRFQYYSIHINSVQFYRQLVTIFNNEVTRREIIFCLAGITIGTLIGYSIGRNWIYYSHHMHHIKAVICHHYIGIEGVSMIDDAEMPMIKKNNDLLIQVKAASVNVVDTKICSGYSKAYRRLLNSGRHKEIPVILGRDCSGIVIDIGQSVINFDIGDEVFLAVPSWAPGTMAEYIVVPETLVIKRPKRCTYEIAASIPYSGCMAWDALVNKSVIKEGNAKGQRVLIYGGNTPVGCILIQLVKLWGGYVVTVSRQNAVPVMRALGADEVLLLDELNIEKELELHEKYNAIFYTGGPSTESHILKKYLHPYGSYVTTMPEHLTSDSLGFISGSIFAGCIYIKLLVQYIFGFNIHQWKDGSKIKAEYLQALSELTDADEIQPVVDRVYAPHNIEEALHHILDPEAIGSTIIKF, translated from the exons ATGTTTTTAACAAATTGTCAGAGGTACATTCGAGAATTATATAGAGACCAACATGTGCAGCATATAAAAGATATCATATACAATCTGATaacatatattcaaaaatgttTGGAACAGTTacgttttcaatattattctattcatATTAATTCTGTACAATTTTATCGACAACTagtaacaatatttaataatgaag TCACAAGAAGAGAGATCATATTTTGTCTAGCAGGTATAACTATAGGTACATTAATAGGTTATAGCATAGGCAGGAATTGGATTTATTATTCCCACCATATGCACCATATAAAAGCTGTCATATGTCATCATTATATTGGTATTGAG GGTGTTTCAATGATAGATGATGCAGAGATGccaatgattaaaaaaaataatgacttACTGATACAAGTTAAAGCTGCTTCAGTCAATGTTGTTGACACAAAAATATGTTCTGGTTATTCAAAAGCTTATAGAAGACTTTTAAATTCTGga AGGCATAAGGAAATTCCAGTAATATTAGGTAGGGACTGTTCAGGTATAGTTATAGACATTGGACAAAGcgttattaattttgatattggCGATGAAGTATTTCTTGCTGTACCTTCATGGGCACCTGGTACAATGGCAGAATATATAGTTGTGCCAGAAACCCTAGTAATTAAACGTCCTAAACGATGTACTTATGAAATAGCTGCAAGCATTCCTTATAGTGGTTGCATGGCATGGGATGCTTTAGTTAATAAGTCTGTTATTAAAGAAGGCAATGCAAAAGGACAAAG GGTACTTATATATGGAGGTAATACTCCAGTTGGATGTATTTTAATTCAACTTGTTAAATTATGGGGTGGTTACGTAGTAACAGTATCTAGACAAAATGCTGTACCTGTAATGAGAGCTTTAGGTGCTGATGAAGTTTTATTATTGGACGAATTAAATATTGAGAAGGAGTTAGAATTGCATGAGAA atataatgcAATTTTTTATACCGGTGGTCCATCAACGGAATCacatatattaaagaaatatttacatcCTTATGGTTCCTATGTGACAACAATGCCTGAGCATTTGACATCAGATTCATTGGGATTTATATCAGGAAGTATATTTGCtggatgtatatacattaaattattGGTACAG TATATATTTGGTTTTAATATACATCAATGGAAAGATGGTTCTAAAATAAAAGCAGAATATTTGCAAGCATTATCAGAATTAACTGATGCAGATGAAATACAACCTGTTGTTGATAGAGTTTATGCACCTCACAATATTGAAGAAGCACTACATCATATATTAGATCCTGAAGCTATTGGAAGTACcatcattaaattttaa
- the LOC127069963 gene encoding reticulon-4-interacting protein 1 homolog, mitochondrial-like isoform X1, whose product MLNKQRFFEIMDEISFRISNHLERLQVQTSLVIQQGQQWISMFLTNCQRYIRELYRDQHVQHIKDIIYNLITYIQKCLEQLRFQYYSIHINSVQFYRQLVTIFNNEVTRREIIFCLAGITIGTLIGYSIGRNWIYYSHHMHHIKAVICHHYIGIEGVSMIDDAEMPMIKKNNDLLIQVKAASVNVVDTKICSGYSKAYRRLLNSGRHKEIPVILGRDCSGIVIDIGQSVINFDIGDEVFLAVPSWAPGTMAEYIVVPETLVIKRPKRCTYEIAASIPYSGCMAWDALVNKSVIKEGNAKGQRVLIYGGNTPVGCILIQLVKLWGGYVVTVSRQNAVPVMRALGADEVLLLDELNIEKELELHEKYNAIFYTGGPSTESHILKKYLHPYGSYVTTMPEHLTSDSLGFISGSIFAGCIYIKLLVQYIFGFNIHQWKDGSKIKAEYLQALSELTDADEIQPVVDRVYAPHNIEEALHHILDPEAIGSTIIKF is encoded by the exons ATGTTAAACAAGCAAcgttttttcgaaattatggatgaaatatcttttcgCATATCAAATCATCTAGAAAGATTAcag GTTCAAACATCTTTAGTGATTCAACAAGGACAACAATGGATTTCTATGTTTTTAACAAATTGTCAGAGGTACATTCGAGAATTATATAGAGACCAACATGTGCAGCATATAAAAGATATCATATACAATCTGATaacatatattcaaaaatgttTGGAACAGTTacgttttcaatattattctattcatATTAATTCTGTACAATTTTATCGACAACTagtaacaatatttaataatgaag TCACAAGAAGAGAGATCATATTTTGTCTAGCAGGTATAACTATAGGTACATTAATAGGTTATAGCATAGGCAGGAATTGGATTTATTATTCCCACCATATGCACCATATAAAAGCTGTCATATGTCATCATTATATTGGTATTGAG GGTGTTTCAATGATAGATGATGCAGAGATGccaatgattaaaaaaaataatgacttACTGATACAAGTTAAAGCTGCTTCAGTCAATGTTGTTGACACAAAAATATGTTCTGGTTATTCAAAAGCTTATAGAAGACTTTTAAATTCTGga AGGCATAAGGAAATTCCAGTAATATTAGGTAGGGACTGTTCAGGTATAGTTATAGACATTGGACAAAGcgttattaattttgatattggCGATGAAGTATTTCTTGCTGTACCTTCATGGGCACCTGGTACAATGGCAGAATATATAGTTGTGCCAGAAACCCTAGTAATTAAACGTCCTAAACGATGTACTTATGAAATAGCTGCAAGCATTCCTTATAGTGGTTGCATGGCATGGGATGCTTTAGTTAATAAGTCTGTTATTAAAGAAGGCAATGCAAAAGGACAAAG GGTACTTATATATGGAGGTAATACTCCAGTTGGATGTATTTTAATTCAACTTGTTAAATTATGGGGTGGTTACGTAGTAACAGTATCTAGACAAAATGCTGTACCTGTAATGAGAGCTTTAGGTGCTGATGAAGTTTTATTATTGGACGAATTAAATATTGAGAAGGAGTTAGAATTGCATGAGAA atataatgcAATTTTTTATACCGGTGGTCCATCAACGGAATCacatatattaaagaaatatttacatcCTTATGGTTCCTATGTGACAACAATGCCTGAGCATTTGACATCAGATTCATTGGGATTTATATCAGGAAGTATATTTGCtggatgtatatacattaaattattGGTACAG TATATATTTGGTTTTAATATACATCAATGGAAAGATGGTTCTAAAATAAAAGCAGAATATTTGCAAGCATTATCAGAATTAACTGATGCAGATGAAATACAACCTGTTGTTGATAGAGTTTATGCACCTCACAATATTGAAGAAGCACTACATCATATATTAGATCCTGAAGCTATTGGAAGTACcatcattaaattttaa
- the LOC127069955 gene encoding WASH complex subunit 5, giving the protein MSDFLAVNNVGGQTLLRLVSRGNAIIAELMRLKDYVPPIFSLDTKQVIQKYGSIINDFSYFKATSTYEKKIEDDPVLQETDEEIRNNFSELLARFYLAFESIHKYITDLNFYVKKLNQEDYQSSSSVESSEDGKQLMCEAVYLYGVMLLLVDQHFEGRIRECLLVSYYRYNAQESSSTKVDDICMLLRSTGYSKISGKRPINYPEDYFRRIPLDDSLIERAVGCLRFGDLYNQRPAFHNHQSEYRNTALSTQASMLVIILCFKPEILNTQTAVMREIVDKFFSDNWVISIYMGIVINLKDWWLPYKAARTALNNNLETSNIKSIAQKHGQKMEDLLRETEEVELAGTLDENAIGSLVNLVRDCNVTLRWILLHTTSLNLSKRSRSFQQLVITESKYTEINCLRLLLNTAQIEQDVKQTYKELLVGKETKWLRDKEACVKRIIDLAQIFGDNKSLDGIEKIQDLHAWFMEISKHINSLQQEDSRKIVQLLQALEYVQEFHQLENNLHVSQYLSDTREILHNMLRTGNIAEDTIINLNIVTDCSYAWNIMETFTDVIQSSIKKNPPTVIKLKALFLKMASALETPLLRINQACSSDLSSVSQYYSRELESYARRVLQIIPETVFGLLAQIVHLETNAFKEIPTKLPKDKLKDYAQLDDRLQMAKLTYAVSVFTKGVLSLRSVSLGVLRVDSHRLLEDGIRQELVKQVTLALQNGLIFDSKSKVTLPQKLKSLASIMDGYRKSFQYIQDYININSLKIWHEEIIYIIDSAIEEEQRGSSWIPGKTWRYFSNEKHASLTENNCLTFIGRLTRELIRITDPRNTVYIEHALAWYDIKTQVEVLNYKVFTMILDAIGTPGLVGMDKLISFYIVIELENVINYIEREMRNKQWSSIIDECLTIVNGIENPKAMMTKLQTVVGTHGNKMWLQILDWTLKIGHYQILRRKITYELNTACKFEAKHMEAALQTLNAAILSEIKLNNLSDERKIKKSDEIQLLHELSLRLDWAGISDPLNKSYIKPPHVNNISFVMFLFTVSQLGKLYYCRNTASLLSKKSQDPLDAVAFAIGIQTILRQFHISITCNYVKYICMYILSLVTLDSTKVGSETESESTPSIHFLDLFVKYSGIPRSYVFHEIPNVILDHCQTKVLR; this is encoded by the exons ATGAGCGACTTCTTAGCTGTTAATAATGTCGGTGGACAAACATTATTACGATTAGTTTCTCGTGGAAATGCAATTATAGCGGAATTAATGCGTTTGAAGGATTATGTACCACCGATTTTTAG tTTGGATACAAAACAAGTTATCCAAAAATATGGTTCAATCATAAATGACTTTTCATACTTCAAAGCAACCAGTAcctatgagaaaaaaattgaggaTGATCCA GTACTTCAAGAAACTGATgaggaaataagaaataatttttctgaaTTATTAGCACGATTTTATCTGGCATTTGAAagtatacacaaatatataacagatttgaatttttatgttaaaaagTTAAATCAAGAAGATTATCAATCTTCTAGTTCTGTTGAGTCATCTGAAGATGGAAAACAGTTAATG tgTGAAGCAGTGTATTTATATGGAGTAATGTTGTTGTTAGTAGATCAACATTTTGAAGGAAGAATTCGTGAATGTTTACTTGTatcttattatcgatataatgCTCAGGAATCATCATCTACTAAGGTGGATGATATTTGTATGTTACTTCGTTCAACGGGATATAGTAAAATATCAGGAAAACGCCCAATTAATTATCCTGAAGACTATTTTAG gAGGATACCATTAGATGATTCATTAATAGAAAGAGCTGTTGGTTGCTTAAGATTTGGTGATCTATATAATCAAAGACCTGCTTTTCATAATCATCAATCAGAATATAGAAATACGGCTCTTTCAACTCAAGCATCAATGTTAGTTATAATTCTTTGTTTTAAACcggaaatattaaatacacaAACTGCAGTAATGAGAGAAATCGtagataaattcttttctgaTAATTGGGTGATTAGCATTTATATGGGAATAGTTATAAACTTAAAGGATTGGTGGTTACCATATAAAGCAGCGAGAACGGctcttaataataatcttgaaaCGTCTAATATAAAATCCATAGCTCAAAAGCATGGTCAAAAAATGGAG GACTTGTTACGTGAAACTGAAGAAGTAGAATTAGCTGGCACTCTGGATGAAAATGCAATAGGATCATTAGTGAATTTAGTACGAGATTGTAACGTAACATTACGTTGGATTTTATTGCATACAActtctttaaatttatcaaaacgATCGCGTTCTTTTCAACAGCTTGTTATTACTGAAAGTAAATATACAGAGATCAATTGCCTTCGTTTATTATTGAATACAGCACAAATTGAGCAAGATGTTAAACAGACATATAAAGAG tTACTAGTTGGAAAAGAAACTAAATGGCTTAGAGATAAGGAAGCTTGCGTTAAACGCATCATTGATTTAGCTCAGATATTTGGTGATAACAAATCTCTTGATGgtattgaaaaaattcaagaTTTACATGCATGGTTTATGGAGATAAGTAAACATATTAATTCCTTACAACAAGAGGATAGCAGAAAAATTGTTCAATTGTTACAGGCATTAGAATATGTTCAAG AATTCCATCAgttggaaaataatttacatgtATCTCAATATTTATCGGATACTCgtgaaatattacataatatgtTACGAACAGGAAATATTGCAGAAGatactataataaatttaaacataGTAACAGATTGCAGTTATGCATGGAACATAATGGAAACTTTTACTGATGTTATACAATctagtataaaaaagaatcctCCAACGGTCATTAAATTGaaagctttatttttaaaa atggCTTCAGCTTTAGAGACGCCATTACTACGTATAAATCAAGCATGTAGTTCTGATTTATCTTCTGTGTCTCAATATTACAGTAGAGAATTAGAGAGTTATGCTAGAAGGGTGTTGCAGATTATTCCTGAAACAGTTTTTGGTTTACTTGCTCAGATAGTACATTTAGAAACAAATGCTTTTAAAGAAATACCAACGAAATTACCCAAAGACAAATTGAAAGATTATGCCCAATTAGATGATAGATTACag ATGGCAAAATTAACTTATGCTGTGTCGGTTTTTACAAAAGGAGTACTATCTTTAAGGAGTGTTTCATTAGGAGTTTTAAGAGTGGACTCACATCGGCTCTTAGAAGATGGTATACGTCAGGAACTTGTAAAACAAGTTACTTTAGCCTTACAAAATGGTCTTATCTTTGATTCCAAATCAAAG GTAACATTACCtcagaaattaaaaagtttagCCTCCATTATGGATGGATATCGTAAATCTTTTCAATACATTCAAGATTACATAAATATCAATAGTTTAAAAATATGGCACGAAGAA attatttatattatagatagtGCAATTGAAGAAGAGCAGAGAGGATCTTCTTGGATTCCTGGAAAAACCTggagatatttttcaaatgagAAACATGCTTCATTAACAGAAAACAATTGTTTGACTTTTATTGGCAGGCTTACTCGAGAACTTATTCGTATTACTGATCCTag AAATACTGTTTACATAGAGCATGCACTTGCTTGGTATGACATTAAGACTCAAGTTGAAGTATTAAATTACAAAGTTTTTACGATGATATTAGATGCAATAGGTACTCCAGGATTAGTAGGCATGGATAAActgatatcattttatatcgtAATTGAATTGGAAAATGTAATCAattatatagagagagaaatgcgtAACAAACAATGGTCTTCTATAATCGATGAATGCTTAACAATTGTAAACGGTATAGAAAATCCTAAAG CTATGATGACAAAATTGCAAACTGTCGTTGGTACACATGGAAATAAAATGTGGTTGCAAATATTAGATTGGACATTGAAGATAGGTCATTATCAAATACtcagaagaaaaataacatatgAATTAAATACTGCTTGTAAATTTGAAGCAAAACATATGGAAGCAGCATTGCAAACATTAAACGC agCAATATTGtccgagattaaattgaacaATTTAagtgacgaaagaaaaataaaaaaatcggaCGAAATCCAATTACTTCACGAGCTCAGTTTAAGATTAGATTGGGCTGGCATAAGCGATCCtcttaataaatcttatattaaACCTCCGCACGTGAACAACATTTCATttgtaatgtttttatttactgTGTCGCAACTTGGTAAATTGTATTATTGCAGAAATacag CGAGTCttttaagtaaaaaatcaCAAGATCCTTTAGATGCTGTAGCATTTGCTATTGGAATACAAACTATACTTCgtcaatttcatatttctattacatgtaattatgtaaaatatatctgtatgtatatactttctcTTGTAACATTAGACAG TACAAAAGTTGGAAGCGAGACGGAAAGCGAATCAACACCAAGTATTCATTTCTTAGATCTTTTCGTCAAATATTCAGGCATTCCTCGATCATATGTATTCCATGAAATTCCAAACGTAATTCTAGATCATTGTCAGACCAAAGTCTTAAGATAA